Genomic segment of Photobacterium profundum SS9:
GCTGAATGTTAGATCTTGTACGAGTGTTTACTCAAGTCGTTGAATCCAGCAGTTTCTCTAAGGCGGGGCATGCTCTGCACATGGCTCCCTCTTCAGTGGCCAGAAATATCGATAATCTTGAAAAACAGCTTCGAGTAACCCTATTTAAACGCAGTACACGCCAATTATTACTCACCGAAGAGGGTCAGTATTTCCTTATTGGTGCCAGCAAGTTAATGGAAGATGCTGATCAACTCATTCGCTCTATGGATAAAACAAACGATGTACCGAGTGGCACCTTGCGGATCTCTGTATTCGAAAGCTTCGGAAACCTGTGTATCAACCCTATCTTACCCGCCTTTCTTGAGCGTTACCCTAATGTTACCGTTGATATTGAGCTAGACGATAGAATGGTCGATATGAATGCTGAGAATATCGACTTAGGTATCCGAATTGGCCGCCCTGTCGATAGCAGCCTGAATGCTAGAATGCTGATGCCGAACCATACAATTCTATGTGCTTCACCAAGCTACCTTGAGCGTTGCGGTACACCGACTACCCCTGAAGAAGTAAGCCAACACAACTGCTTGCTACTCAGCCGTGATAGAAAACGTAACTACTGGCATTTTT
This window contains:
- a CDS encoding LysR family transcriptional regulator; this translates as MLDLVRVFTQVVESSSFSKAGHALHMAPSSVARNIDNLEKQLRVTLFKRSTRQLLLTEEGQYFLIGASKLMEDADQLIRSMDKTNDVPSGTLRISVFESFGNLCINPILPAFLERYPNVTVDIELDDRMVDMNAENIDLGIRIGRPVDSSLNARMLMPNHTILCASPSYLERCGTPTTPEEVSQHNCLLLSRDRKRNYWHFSNKKHHKKVAVKGNLYSRGGSPLMSAALGGTGLLLLSSWMVSDHIKEGKLQKVLPDWTASPHEHAGIEIYAVYRGGKYPKPQLRAFIDYLVDHIAA